GCTGGGCACCGCCTCGTACATGGGACCCGAAGCGGTGCGCGGCGAATCCGACGCGCCCGCCGACGTGTTCGCGCTCGGCGTCGTGTTGTTCGAGATGCTGGCGGGCGAGACCCCGTGGCGGTCCGACAACTCGCTCGCGATGATGTACGCGATCGCGAACACCGAGCCGGGGCGGCTGAACGAGCATCGTGCCGACACGCCGGGCGCCGCGGTGGAGCTGGTGCATCGCATGCTCGCGCGCGATCCGGCCGCGCGGCCGTCGAGCGAGGCGGCCCACCGCGAGCTCGCGGCCCTGTGCGGCACTCCGGTGCGGGACGCGGCGGCCGACCCCGCAACGCTCGATCCGGAATTCGAGAACCGCCCCACGGTGCGGGTCGCGACGGACGCACCGGCGGTCTCCGGCCCCGGCTCGCTCCCGGCGCTGGCACGCACCGCCACCGAAGAGCTCGAGGCCGAGCACGTCTCGCCCCGACCGCCGGCGCCAGCGCCGGCACCGCCTCGAAGCCGGCGCCGCGTTCTGGGCCTGCGCGTCGAGCTGCTGATCGCCCTGATCGGCTTCGCGCTGCTGGCCGGACAGGTGGCCTACACACGATTCCGTTCGGCGCGCGCGGCTGAAGAGGCCGCGCGGCTCAACAACCAGGGGCTGCGCGCGCTGCAGGCGGGGCGCCTGAGCGACGCGCGCGGCTACTTCGAGACCGCCCTGCGGCGCGACGCGCCCAATTCGGCGGCGCGCATGAATCTCGGCACGATCTACCGCTTGCTCGGCAACACGGCCGGCGCCGAGTCGCTCTACTTCGAGGCGCTGGAGCTCGCGCGCCGCCAGCACCGGGCCGATCTGGAGTCGGGCCTCTACGTGAACCTCGCCGACGTCGAGATCGACTCGGAGCACTGGGAAGGAGCGGTCGGGTTCCTGCGCCAGGCGCAGGCCATCGACTCGAGCGCGACGGTGATCAACAACCTCGGGTTCGCCCTGACGCTCGCGGGACGGCCCGACGAAGCGCTCGCCGAGCTGCGCCGGGGCATCGAGCGTTTTCCGGCGCAGGCGATGCTCTTCAAGAACGCGGCGCTCGCCGAGCTGAAGCTCGGCCATCTCGACGCGGCCGGCGATTCGGTGGCGAAGGCGCTGGTGCTCGAGCCGACGCTCGCTCCGGCGCTCATGCTGCGCGCCGAATTGCGCGCCCGGCAGGGTGACCACGAGGGCGCGAAGGAGGACTGGAACTCGTTTCTCGCCACCAAGCCGGACGAGAAGACGCGGCGCCAGATGGCCGACGAGCTGACGCGGCTCGGGGTCGCGGTGCCGTAGCGGCTTCGGTGAGACCGGCGGCGCGCTCGGCGAAATCCTCCGGTTAGTTCGCGGCCTTCTCGCCTTCCACCACCACGCGCGACAGATCCCATCCCCGCACGAACAGCTCCCGCACCTCGGCGAGCAGCTTCAGGCGATTGAGACGCAGCGGCAGGTCGTCCACGTTCACCATCACGCCGTCGAAGAATGCGTGAATCGCGTGCTCCATGCCGAGGAAGGCGGGCAGGATCTCGGCGTACCGGCGTTGCTCCCAGAACGGCTCGGTGCGGGTTCGGGCGCGATCGAGAGCCTCGGCCAGCTCGCGCTCGACCCTTTCGGTGAGCCGCTCGCGGTCGAGGGCGGGCGGCAGCGTCTCGGTCGCCTTGGCCAGGATGTTGGCAACGCGCTTGAACAGGATCACCAGCGGCTGAAAGCGCGCGTCGCCGCGAAAGCCGTGAAGCACGCGCGTGCGCAGCAGGCAATCGTAGGGATCGGCCCAGCCGGGCCGCCCGGCCGAGCGCGCCTCCATGGCCGCGTCGACGGTGTCGGGCGCGAACGACTCGCTCTCGCCCGGGACGCCCACCAGGCCGGCTACGCGACCGCGCCAGAATTCGCCGAGCTGTTTCATGATCTGCGCGTG
The sequence above is drawn from the Candidatus Sulfotelmatobacter sp. genome and encodes:
- a CDS encoding serine/threonine-protein kinase; the encoded protein is MENTRVSHYRVERLLGRGGMGEVYAGVDLTLGRPVALKFIAPGLVGDEETVRRFEREARSAAALNHPHIATLYAFEREGPRPFIAMELLSGRTLRHRMGAGPLAVHEALAIARDVAGALAFAHRRGVVHRDIKPENLMFSEHGAIKITDFGLARASQLTRLTTTGTTLGTASYMGPEAVRGESDAPADVFALGVVLFEMLAGETPWRSDNSLAMMYAIANTEPGRLNEHRADTPGAAVELVHRMLARDPAARPSSEAAHRELAALCGTPVRDAAADPATLDPEFENRPTVRVATDAPAVSGPGSLPALARTATEELEAEHVSPRPPAPAPAPPRSRRRVLGLRVELLIALIGFALLAGQVAYTRFRSARAAEEAARLNNQGLRALQAGRLSDARGYFETALRRDAPNSAARMNLGTIYRLLGNTAGAESLYFEALELARRQHRADLESGLYVNLADVEIDSEHWEGAVGFLRQAQAIDSSATVINNLGFALTLAGRPDEALAELRRGIERFPAQAMLFKNAALAELKLGHLDAAGDSVAKALVLEPTLAPALMLRAELRARQGDHEGAKEDWNSFLATKPDEKTRRQMADELTRLGVAVP